The region ACATGGCTCCCCTTAGATAAATTTATTGTGCGAATTTAGGGCGTTATTTTCAAGTTATGCTTGAATAAAACGCCCATTTTGCTAAAAGAAGCTTTTCTTCACCTGAAGCAGCCAATTGTTTCAGTCCCCAAAGTGCGCTTACTTCCTATATTTAGGCATAATAAATGCACCTCCTTAGTTGGTTCTATTCTTAGACCAAATTCAGAGGTGCAATTCCGTAGCTAGAAAGTTATTTAACTAGATGATTAAATTACATAACTAAAGCCAAAGCACCAAATGGATCCCAAGGTTCCAATGCCTTTGGTTGTTCAGTTAAGGCTGCTTGATATTCAGCTGGTACGTACTTCTTGTCGACCATGATCTGATATGTGTATTCATCAAACCAAGCATCTGTCATTGAGTAAATACCGTCTTTACCAGCATCCTTACCCCATGAGTTTTCAACCTTCCAGTTCAAGATCTTGCCATCTTCTGCAAGATCAACACCAGCTAAGACCATAGCGTGAGTTAAGAGTGAATCGCAATAATCCAAGCGCTCTGCCTTGTTCAACTTAGAGCCATTGCCAACTGTTAAGTCGTAATTATAAATGTCTAAGTCCATGATACCATTCTTGCTGAGCAAACGTTTGCCAACATCGCAACCGAACCAAACTGGATGACCATCTTTGATTGAAGCGACTGCTGCTTGTTTCAAGACCTCAATTGGTACGTTCAGATAGCAAATTGGAGCTGCTTCCTTGACTGTACCTAAGAATTTGACTGTGTAAGTATGGCCATATGGCTTATCTTCAGTTGGAGCATTGATCAAGGAAACCATGTCCTTCAAGTTCCAACCAACATACTTCTCAAAGAACTCTTGTGGTGTAGTTTCAGGCAAGCGAACGAACTTCTTATCCTTGTTACGATAGGAATATGAGAATTTTACAGGTGGCTGACCTAAGCATTTAACTAAGAGATTGTAGACAGCATAGAGCATATCTGTCTTTCTTTCTCTTAACTCAGTAGCTGTTTTGCCCTCTTTTTGGTGAGCTGTTCTCAATTCATGAGCGTAGCTGCGCAATAAGCTGGTCAAATAAGTATCCATGCCACCTGAATTAGAAGAATGGAAAGTTTCAGGCATCAATTCTTTAGGTACGCAACCATACTTAGCTAAAATACCCTTGAACATATCCCATTGGCCACCATCTTGCACTGGAGCTTGCAACAAATGATTGATCAAGCGTGAATCTTTTTTTTCATCCAAGGTCTCAAGAATAGATTCTAGGAAATAGTTAGCTTTCTCAAGTTTGTCGTAGAAGAAAGTATAAGCCTGAGAAAATTCGAATGTTTCCATGTTGAAATGTTCCATAATACTCAAGCGAGCAACATTCAAAGCAGAGAACATCCAGCAACGGCCAGAAGCTTTTTGGTTTGTGATTTTACCAATCTTAGGCTCTTCGGAGAAGACAAAGTTATGGCGACGGATAGCGTTTTGATTAACAGAAGCTTCATATAAGCCAACTTTAGCAATTGCACCTGCTACTGCTTGGCTCTGTAAATCTTTACCATAACGCTCTTGAAAAGCGGTTAAAGTTTTTTGATCAATATTAAGCATATGTTTATCCTTTCTATGTTTGCTTTAGTAAACGATTATAAACTGTTTGTTTAGATACTCGCAAGCTTGCTAACAGCTTCAAAGAAGCGCTTAACCCCAGCTTCACCAGCTTGATTCAGCTTGTAAACGCCGGCATCTTCTAGGCAGCCTTTGAAGACAAGGCCTGTTTCTTTAGCCAAAATAGCCTGACCTGTTTCAGATTTGAAAGCTTTAGCGCCATACTTAGCCAATAATTCTCCTGCCCACTTAGCATGAATAGCCAAGCGTGGATCATTCTCACCTGTCTCACCTTTAGCAAGCAACACTTGCAAATCGTGAAGTTCGCTCTTTAAGCGAGCTGGTAGGACAGCCAAGCCCATGACCTCAATCAGGCCGATATTTTCTTTTTTGATATGATGCTTATCAGCATGTGGATGGTAAACGCCCAAAGGATGCTCATCGGTCGTTAAATTGTTACGCAGAACTAGATAAAGTTCATACTTACCCTCATGTTTCCTTGCAATTGGCGTGATGGTGTTATGTTTCTCTAGATTTTTGCCCTCGCCTGTACTTGCATAAATATTCAACTCAGCATCTGTATATGTCCGCCAAGCTTGCAATATCAAGCTAGCCAGTTCAGATACAGGCTTTCTGGCTT is a window of Amygdalobacter nucleatus DNA encoding:
- a CDS encoding C1 family peptidase; translated protein: MLNIDQKTLTAFQERYGKDLQSQAVAGAIAKVGLYEASVNQNAIRRHNFVFSEEPKIGKITNQKASGRCWMFSALNVARLSIMEHFNMETFEFSQAYTFFYDKLEKANYFLESILETLDEKKDSRLINHLLQAPVQDGGQWDMFKGILAKYGCVPKELMPETFHSSNSGGMDTYLTSLLRSYAHELRTAHQKEGKTATELRERKTDMLYAVYNLLVKCLGQPPVKFSYSYRNKDKKFVRLPETTPQEFFEKYVGWNLKDMVSLINAPTEDKPYGHTYTVKFLGTVKEAAPICYLNVPIEVLKQAAVASIKDGHPVWFGCDVGKRLLSKNGIMDLDIYNYDLTVGNGSKLNKAERLDYCDSLLTHAMVLAGVDLAEDGKILNWKVENSWGKDAGKDGIYSMTDAWFDEYTYQIMVDKKYVPAEYQAALTEQPKALEPWDPFGALALVM